A window from Zingiber officinale cultivar Zhangliang chromosome 7A, Zo_v1.1, whole genome shotgun sequence encodes these proteins:
- the LOC122000476 gene encoding MACPF domain-containing protein At1g14780-like isoform X1, whose product MAGAVERAIGWLGMGFDVTCDFRPEYCRGKERLVALNEEEKRELVVPGFGSCKDVPADINCDKGDRIRFQSDVLEFTQMSELFNHRSSIAGKIPCGLFNYAFGFEGSTWAQDASSTKFLAIDGSFITLFDLRIERQPLTLTKRVVRAVPSTWDPTAIARFIAEFGTHIITGLSVGGQDVVYVKQDQSSTLSPSELKLHLDNLGDQLFTGACTLPPFHWKSKQHRIKVPEAFNVFDQPAKFLKGVPGVFSKDGVTVMCCKRGGDASASSHGEWLPTVPETPDVINFTFVPITSLLKGLPGCGFLSHAINLYLRYKPPLPDLRYFLDFQCHKLWAPMHNDLPLGTISSMSIPNPSLTFNRMGPKLYVNTSKVIVGKLPVTGMRLHLEGKKNDRLAIHLEHLSQSPTFIGVQSGSAIFWRSSDMIVAADAERYLEPVQSKKFTRVCTIPVKYDPLWTTSGGGGSSFIVTGAQLHVKAEESSNALHLRLMYAEVSGCVVCRSQWRRGPSGLSQKSNFFSAMSASLNSGGIEKEKGPHRELGEVVVDSAIFPSGPPVPVAAQKLLKFVDTTQLCQGPQHSPGHWLVTGAKLNAEKGKIKLHVKFSLLASLR is encoded by the exons ATGGCCGGAGCTGTGGAGCGAGCTATTGGGTGGCTGGGGATGGGCTTCGACGTCACCTGCGACTTCCGGCCGGAGTACTGCCGGGGAAAGGAGAGGCTCGTAGCGTTAAACGAGGAAGAGAAGCGAGAGCTGGTGGTGCCGGGCTTCGGCTCGTGCAAGGACGTGCCGGCTGACATAAACTGCGATAAGGGCGACCGCATCCGATTCCAGTCGGACGTCCTCGAGTTTACTCAG ATGTCGGAGCTGTTCAACCACAGGAGCTCGATAGCCGGGAAAATCCCCTGCGGCCTCTTCAATTACGCGTTCGGCTTCGAAGGGAGCACATGGGCGCAGGATGCGTCGAGCACCAAGTTCCTGGCCATTGACGGCTCCTTCATCACCCTCTTCGACCTCCGGATCGAACGCCAACCTCTCACTCTCACCAAACGGGTCGTCCGAGCCGTCCCTTCGACTTGGGACCCCACTGCAATCGCAAG GTTCATTGCAGAGTTTGGCACGCACATAATAACAGGGTTAAGTGTGGGAGGGCAGGATGTGGTCTACGTGAAGCAGGATCAGTCCTCCACTCTCTCTCCGTCCGAGCTTAAGCTACACCTTGATAATCTCGGGGACCAGCTGTTCACCGGCGCATGCACGCTCCCCCCGTTCCATTGGAAATCGAAACAGCATCGGATTAAG GTACCGGAGGCTTTCAACGTGTTTGATCAGCCGGCCAAATTTCTCAAGGGCGTTCCTGGCGTTTTCAGCAAAGAT GGCGTGACAGTTATGTGCTGTAAGAGAGGAGGAGATGCTTCGGCAAGCAGCCACGGCGAGTGGCTCCCCACCGTCCCTGAGACGCCCGACGTCATCAATTTCACCTTCGTCCCAATCACCTCCCTGCTCAAGGGGCTCCCTGGCTGTGGTTTCCTATCTCATGCCATCAACCTCTACCTTCGAT ATAAACCTCCTCTGCCAGATTTGCGTTACTTTTTGGATTTCCAGTGCCATAAGCTTTGGGCTCCCATGCACAATGATCTACCCCTTGGCACCATCTCCAGCATGTCTATTCCTAACCCTTCTCTTACGTTCAACCGTATGGGCCCTAAGCTCTATGTCAACACCAGTAAG GTTATCGTGGGAAAGTTACCGGTGACGGGAATGAGACTGCACCTTGAAGGCAAGAAAAACGATAG GTTGGCCATCCACCTGGAGCACCTCTCTCAAAGTCCTACGTTCATCGGAGTCCAGTCCGGTTCGGCCATCTTCTGGCGGTCGTCCGATATGATTGTGGCCGCGGACGCCGAAAGGTACTTGGAGCCGGTGCAATCAAAGAAGTTCACGCGCGTCTGCACAATCCCGGTGAAGTACGATCCTCTGTGGACGACCAGCGGCGGCGGAGGGAGCTCGTTCATCGTCACCGGAGCTCAACTCCACGTGAAAGCCGAGGAGTCCTCTAACGCGCTTCACCTCAGGCTGATGTACGCCGAGGTGAGCGGTTGCGTCGTGTGTCGGTCGCAATGGCGGCGAGGCCCGTCGGGGCTTTCTcaaaaatcaaactttttctcGGCGATGAGTGCCTCGCTTAATTCCGGCGGCATCGAGAAGGAGAAGGGGCCGCATCGGGAATTAGGAGAAGTGGTGGTGGACTCCGCCATTTTCCCGAGTGGTCCGCCGGTGCCGGTGGCGGCCCAAAAGTTGCTCAAGTTCGTGGACACTACGCAACTATGCCAGGGGCCTCAGCATAGTCCCGGACATTGGCTAGTGACCGGTGCAAAGTTGAACGCGGAGAAGGGGAAGATTAAGCTACACGTTAAGTTCTCGCTTCTCGCTTCGCTCAGGTGA
- the LOC122000476 gene encoding MACPF domain-containing protein At1g14780-like isoform X2: protein MRRAPSSWPLTAPSSPSSTSGSNANLSLSPNGSSEPSLRLGTPLQSQEFGTHIITGLSVGGQDVVYVKQDQSSTLSPSELKLHLDNLGDQLFTGACTLPPFHWKSKQHRIKVPEAFNVFDQPAKFLKGVPGVFSKDGVTVMCCKRGGDASASSHGEWLPTVPETPDVINFTFVPITSLLKGLPGCGFLSHAINLYLRYKPPLPDLRYFLDFQCHKLWAPMHNDLPLGTISSMSIPNPSLTFNRMGPKLYVNTSKVIVGKLPVTGMRLHLEGKKNDRLAIHLEHLSQSPTFIGVQSGSAIFWRSSDMIVAADAERYLEPVQSKKFTRVCTIPVKYDPLWTTSGGGGSSFIVTGAQLHVKAEESSNALHLRLMYAEVSGCVVCRSQWRRGPSGLSQKSNFFSAMSASLNSGGIEKEKGPHRELGEVVVDSAIFPSGPPVPVAAQKLLKFVDTTQLCQGPQHSPGHWLVTGAKLNAEKGKIKLHVKFSLLASLR from the exons ATGCGTCGAGCACCAAGTTCCTGGCCATTGACGGCTCCTTCATCACCCTCTTCGACCTCCGGATCGAACGCCAACCTCTCACTCTCACCAAACGGGTCGTCCGAGCCGTCCCTTCGACTTGGGACCCCACTGCAATCGCAAG AGTTTGGCACGCACATAATAACAGGGTTAAGTGTGGGAGGGCAGGATGTGGTCTACGTGAAGCAGGATCAGTCCTCCACTCTCTCTCCGTCCGAGCTTAAGCTACACCTTGATAATCTCGGGGACCAGCTGTTCACCGGCGCATGCACGCTCCCCCCGTTCCATTGGAAATCGAAACAGCATCGGATTAAG GTACCGGAGGCTTTCAACGTGTTTGATCAGCCGGCCAAATTTCTCAAGGGCGTTCCTGGCGTTTTCAGCAAAGAT GGCGTGACAGTTATGTGCTGTAAGAGAGGAGGAGATGCTTCGGCAAGCAGCCACGGCGAGTGGCTCCCCACCGTCCCTGAGACGCCCGACGTCATCAATTTCACCTTCGTCCCAATCACCTCCCTGCTCAAGGGGCTCCCTGGCTGTGGTTTCCTATCTCATGCCATCAACCTCTACCTTCGAT ATAAACCTCCTCTGCCAGATTTGCGTTACTTTTTGGATTTCCAGTGCCATAAGCTTTGGGCTCCCATGCACAATGATCTACCCCTTGGCACCATCTCCAGCATGTCTATTCCTAACCCTTCTCTTACGTTCAACCGTATGGGCCCTAAGCTCTATGTCAACACCAGTAAG GTTATCGTGGGAAAGTTACCGGTGACGGGAATGAGACTGCACCTTGAAGGCAAGAAAAACGATAG GTTGGCCATCCACCTGGAGCACCTCTCTCAAAGTCCTACGTTCATCGGAGTCCAGTCCGGTTCGGCCATCTTCTGGCGGTCGTCCGATATGATTGTGGCCGCGGACGCCGAAAGGTACTTGGAGCCGGTGCAATCAAAGAAGTTCACGCGCGTCTGCACAATCCCGGTGAAGTACGATCCTCTGTGGACGACCAGCGGCGGCGGAGGGAGCTCGTTCATCGTCACCGGAGCTCAACTCCACGTGAAAGCCGAGGAGTCCTCTAACGCGCTTCACCTCAGGCTGATGTACGCCGAGGTGAGCGGTTGCGTCGTGTGTCGGTCGCAATGGCGGCGAGGCCCGTCGGGGCTTTCTcaaaaatcaaactttttctcGGCGATGAGTGCCTCGCTTAATTCCGGCGGCATCGAGAAGGAGAAGGGGCCGCATCGGGAATTAGGAGAAGTGGTGGTGGACTCCGCCATTTTCCCGAGTGGTCCGCCGGTGCCGGTGGCGGCCCAAAAGTTGCTCAAGTTCGTGGACACTACGCAACTATGCCAGGGGCCTCAGCATAGTCCCGGACATTGGCTAGTGACCGGTGCAAAGTTGAACGCGGAGAAGGGGAAGATTAAGCTACACGTTAAGTTCTCGCTTCTCGCTTCGCTCAGGTGA